The Pirellulales bacterium region AATCGGCGCTCCGAATTTTCCTGAGACGACCGCGATCAGAGATTTTTGCCAGCCATTCTGGCCGGGAGTCAATGCAAGTGGTCTGACATTCGAGCGATCCAAGGCATTGCACGACAGCACTTGCAACGTGGCCGGCACCGAAGATGACCACGTGCCAGTCGGCGTGGTTGTAAGTCTCGAAGAAAAGTTTCACCACTCCGCCACACGTCATGCCCACGTCACGTTGCAGGTTCCATTCCACCAGCTCATGGGTGGGGGCATCGCTGCCCGCTTGGGTAAGCATGGCCTGTGCGTGTTGAATGGCTTTGAATTCGACTTTGCCGCCGCCGACGGTGCCACTGTGCAACCCGCTGGCGGTGACAAGCATCTTGGTGCCTGTGTCCTGTGGAGTGCTGCCGATGGCCTGAACCATGGTCACACTCACGAACGGTGCGCCGCTGCGTGCAAGCTCAGCCAGGTTCTCAACGAATCCGTGCGGTGTCGGCATAACAAGATACAATCACGCCCAGGGATTGCACTTTCT contains the following coding sequences:
- the xdhC gene encoding xanthine dehydrogenase accessory protein XdhC; protein product: MPTPHGFVENLAELARSGAPFVSVTMVQAIGSTPQDTGTKMLVTASGLHSGTVGGGKVEFKAIQHAQAMLTQAGSDAPTHELVEWNLQRDVGMTCGGVVKLFFETYNHADWHVVIFGAGHVASAVVQCLGSLECQTTCIDSRPEWLAKISDRGRLRKIRSADLPSQVAELPDHAFVLCMTMGHATDRPVIAEIFRQGRKFPYLGVIGSKAKRSVLVRELIADGFDRVQAEAFHCPVGLPLGTNQPGEIAISVVAQLIQERDRWRAAKTT